In one Chitinophaga sancti genomic region, the following are encoded:
- a CDS encoding SDR family NAD(P)-dependent oxidoreductase, which yields MGIVLITGATAGFGEACARKFAAKGYDLIITGRRQERLTALQQDLEKTNGVKVLPLTFDVQDEKAVSSALEQIPDSWKAVDVLINNAGLALGLSTIDEGSLSDWDTMIDTNVKGLLYVSRVVIPWLKARKKGHIINLGSTAAKTVYAKGNVYCATKAAVDAISQGMRIDLLPYFIKVTAIHPGAAETEFSVVRFKGDAGKADDVYKGFKPLSADDVADTIYYCATLPAHVCINDLVITCTQQANAIYTYKE from the coding sequence ATGGGGATAGTACTTATTACCGGTGCCACTGCCGGATTTGGAGAAGCATGTGCGAGAAAGTTTGCAGCTAAGGGTTATGACCTGATCATTACCGGAAGAAGACAGGAAAGGTTGACTGCCCTGCAGCAGGACCTGGAAAAGACAAATGGCGTGAAGGTATTGCCGTTGACTTTTGATGTACAGGATGAGAAAGCAGTGAGCAGTGCATTGGAACAAATTCCCGATTCATGGAAAGCTGTGGATGTGCTGATCAATAATGCGGGATTAGCTTTAGGTTTATCTACGATTGATGAAGGCAGTTTGTCTGACTGGGATACAATGATTGATACGAATGTGAAGGGTTTACTGTATGTATCCCGGGTTGTGATCCCCTGGCTGAAAGCGCGGAAGAAAGGGCATATTATCAACCTGGGTTCTACTGCTGCTAAAACCGTGTATGCAAAGGGGAATGTGTATTGTGCTACCAAAGCTGCGGTAGATGCGATTTCACAGGGTATGCGCATTGATCTGCTGCCATATTTTATAAAGGTAACGGCTATACATCCGGGTGCTGCGGAAACTGAGTTTTCTGTTGTCCGGTTTAAGGGTGATGCAGGTAAAGCAGATGATGTATACAAAGGGTTTAAACCATTGAGTGCGGATGATGTGGCAGATACTATTTACTACTGTGCTACGCTGCCGGCGCATGTGTGTATCAATGATTTAGTGATTACCTGTACACAGCAGGCAAATGCTATCTACACTTATAAAGAGTAA